Proteins encoded in a region of the Aptenodytes patagonicus chromosome Z, bAptPat1.pri.cur, whole genome shotgun sequence genome:
- the LOC143173103 gene encoding immediate early response 3-interacting protein 1, with protein MAFTLYSLLQAALLIVNAVAVLHEERFLRHVGWGSDQGIGGFGEEPGIKAQLMNLIRSVRTVMRVPLIAVNSITIVLLLLFG; from the exons atGGCGTTCACGCTGTACTCGCTGCTGCAGGCCGCCCTCCTCATCGTCAACGCCGTGGCCGTGCTGCACGAGGAGCGCTTCCTCCGACACG TTGGCTGGGGAAGTGACCAAGGGATTGGAGGATTTGGAGAGGAACCAGGGATTAAAGCCCAGCTGATGAACCTCATTCGATCTGTCCGAACCGTTATGAGAG tGCCGTTAATAGCAGTGAACTCCATTACAATCGTTCTCCTCCTGTTGTTTGGTTGA
- the LOC143173102 gene encoding haloacid dehalogenase-like hydrolase domain-containing protein 2 isoform X1, producing the protein MVPQVLTGLNYHVASSRCCSCNASTKGTSRNNQSGISKFSARLVPETSGSGRMAARRALKAVLVDLSGTLHIEDSAVPGAQEALKRLRSAPVTIRFVTNTTKECKRDLLERLTKLGFDIAENEIFTSLTAARNLLEQKQVRPLLLVDDKALPDFTGIATDDPNAVVVGLAPERFHYEMMNRAFRLILDGAPLIAIHKARYFKRKDGLALGPGPFVAGLEYATDTKATVVGKPEKTFFLEALRGTDCAPEEAVMIGDDCRDDVGGAQNAGMRGILVRTGKYRPADEDKINPAPYLTCENFPEAVEHILERLL; encoded by the exons ATGGTCCCTCAGGTCCTGACCGGCCTGAATTACCATGTGGCTTCATCCCGTTGCTGTAGCTGTAATGCCAGCACCAAG gGAACCAGCAGGAATAATCAAAGTGGAATCTCAAAGTTTTCTGCGCGTCTTGTACCTGAGACATCAGGTTCAG gaaggatggCAGCTCGGCGTGCGCTGAAAGCTGTCTTGGTGGATCTCAGCGGCACACTTCACATTGAAGACTCAGCTGTGCCAGGCGCGCAGGAAGCTCTTAAAAG GCTGCGCAGCGCTCCGGTTACCATTCGATTTGTGACAAACACAACGAAGGAGTGCAAGAGAgacctgctggagaggctgacGAAGCTGGGATTTGACATTGCAGAAAATGAGATCTTCACGTCTCTGACAGCAGCCAGAAATCTTCTGGAGCAAAAGCAGGTGCGGCCTCTCCTCCTGGTGGACGATAAGGCCCTGCCTGATTTCACAG GCATAGCCACTGATGACCCCAATGCAGTGGTGGTAGGACTGGCTCCTGAGCGCTTTCACTACGAGATGATGAACAGAGCGTTTCG GTTGATTTTGGATGGTGCTCCTCTTATAGCTATTCATAAAGCCAGATACTTCAAGAGAAAAGATGGCTTGGCTCTGGGACCTGGACCTTTTGTAGCTGGGCTGGAATACGCGACGGACACCAAAGCGACAGTGGTGGGGAAGCCAGAGAAAACCTTCTTCCTAGAAGCTTTGCGGGGGACTGACTGTGCCCCAGAAGAGGCCGTCATGATTGGTGAC GACTGCAGGGATGATGTTGGTGGCGCCCAGAATGCGGGCATGCGTGGGATTTTGGTAAGGACCG GTAAATATCGACCGGCAGATGAAGACAAAATCAATCCCGCTCCTTACTTAACCTGTGAGAATTTCCCAGAGGCAGTGGAACATATCCTAGAGCGTCTGCTGTGA
- the LOC143173102 gene encoding haloacid dehalogenase-like hydrolase domain-containing protein 2 isoform X2: MAARRALKAVLVDLSGTLHIEDSAVPGAQEALKRLRSAPVTIRFVTNTTKECKRDLLERLTKLGFDIAENEIFTSLTAARNLLEQKQVRPLLLVDDKALPDFTGIATDDPNAVVVGLAPERFHYEMMNRAFRLILDGAPLIAIHKARYFKRKDGLALGPGPFVAGLEYATDTKATVVGKPEKTFFLEALRGTDCAPEEAVMIGDDCRDDVGGAQNAGMRGILVRTGKYRPADEDKINPAPYLTCENFPEAVEHILERLL; encoded by the exons atggCAGCTCGGCGTGCGCTGAAAGCTGTCTTGGTGGATCTCAGCGGCACACTTCACATTGAAGACTCAGCTGTGCCAGGCGCGCAGGAAGCTCTTAAAAG GCTGCGCAGCGCTCCGGTTACCATTCGATTTGTGACAAACACAACGAAGGAGTGCAAGAGAgacctgctggagaggctgacGAAGCTGGGATTTGACATTGCAGAAAATGAGATCTTCACGTCTCTGACAGCAGCCAGAAATCTTCTGGAGCAAAAGCAGGTGCGGCCTCTCCTCCTGGTGGACGATAAGGCCCTGCCTGATTTCACAG GCATAGCCACTGATGACCCCAATGCAGTGGTGGTAGGACTGGCTCCTGAGCGCTTTCACTACGAGATGATGAACAGAGCGTTTCG GTTGATTTTGGATGGTGCTCCTCTTATAGCTATTCATAAAGCCAGATACTTCAAGAGAAAAGATGGCTTGGCTCTGGGACCTGGACCTTTTGTAGCTGGGCTGGAATACGCGACGGACACCAAAGCGACAGTGGTGGGGAAGCCAGAGAAAACCTTCTTCCTAGAAGCTTTGCGGGGGACTGACTGTGCCCCAGAAGAGGCCGTCATGATTGGTGAC GACTGCAGGGATGATGTTGGTGGCGCCCAGAATGCGGGCATGCGTGGGATTTTGGTAAGGACCG GTAAATATCGACCGGCAGATGAAGACAAAATCAATCCCGCTCCTTACTTAACCTGTGAGAATTTCCCAGAGGCAGTGGAACATATCCTAGAGCGTCTGCTGTGA